A stretch of Pseudomonas sp. LS.1a DNA encodes these proteins:
- a CDS encoding MFS transporter, translated as MTSATSLPDELERSTMRRIAWRLLPFLIVCYLIAIIDRGNIGMASLQMNEDLQLTAKVFGFASSLFFFAYFLVEVPSNLAMQRYGARIWIARIMITWGLISAGTAFVQGANSLYVMRFLLGAAEAGFFPGVLLYLTYWLPSAYRARMVALFMVAIPAANFIGSPLSGLLLNLDGWMGMRGWHWLFILEGIPAVLLGIACLFVLTDRPEQAKWLNDEQRGWLTKRLADEASKKTAIGHISLWKLLRHKDIWVLALIYSGASAAGSTMSVWAPQLLKTFGLSSLEIGLVNAIPYGVASVLMIIWGRSSDRSGERRWHTAMTMLLIAAGLLMTLFTSSLPATVMMLTMVLVGAYSMKGPFWALVSGWLSSSTAAAGLAAVGAMANLIGGGIMVNAYGAIHDATGSYSLALMPLAALCTVAGVAVLVIGRKRQREQAEAASALSAK; from the coding sequence ATGACTTCAGCAACATCGCTGCCGGATGAACTCGAACGCAGCACCATGCGCCGTATCGCCTGGCGACTGCTGCCCTTTCTGATCGTCTGCTACCTGATCGCGATCATCGACCGGGGCAACATCGGCATGGCTTCCCTGCAGATGAACGAGGACCTGCAGCTCACGGCAAAGGTGTTCGGCTTCGCCAGCAGCCTGTTCTTTTTTGCCTACTTCCTGGTCGAAGTGCCCAGCAACCTGGCCATGCAACGCTACGGGGCACGCATCTGGATAGCCCGCATCATGATCACCTGGGGCCTGATCTCGGCAGGCACGGCGTTCGTTCAGGGTGCCAATTCACTGTACGTGATGCGCTTTCTGCTGGGTGCTGCCGAGGCCGGTTTCTTCCCGGGCGTGCTGCTGTACCTCACCTACTGGCTGCCGTCTGCCTACCGCGCGCGCATGGTGGCGCTGTTCATGGTGGCGATCCCTGCCGCCAACTTCATTGGTTCGCCACTGTCGGGCCTGCTGCTGAACCTGGATGGCTGGATGGGCATGCGTGGCTGGCACTGGCTGTTCATTCTCGAAGGCATTCCTGCCGTACTGCTGGGCATCGCCTGCCTGTTCGTGCTTACCGACCGCCCCGAGCAGGCCAAGTGGCTGAATGACGAGCAGCGCGGCTGGCTCACCAAGCGCCTGGCTGATGAAGCCTCGAAAAAGACCGCCATCGGCCATATTTCGCTGTGGAAGCTGCTGCGCCACAAAGACATCTGGGTACTGGCACTGATCTACTCGGGCGCTTCAGCTGCAGGCAGCACCATGAGCGTGTGGGCCCCGCAACTGCTGAAGACATTCGGCCTGAGCTCGTTGGAAATCGGCCTGGTGAATGCCATCCCTTACGGTGTTGCCTCTGTGCTGATGATCATCTGGGGTCGCAGCTCCGACCGCAGCGGCGAGCGTCGCTGGCACACGGCGATGACCATGCTGCTGATCGCGGCGGGCCTGTTGATGACCTTGTTCACCTCGTCCCTGCCGGCAACGGTGATGATGCTGACCATGGTCCTGGTGGGCGCCTACTCGATGAAAGGGCCGTTCTGGGCGCTGGTGTCGGGTTGGCTGTCTTCCTCGACTGCTGCTGCGGGGCTGGCAGCCGTGGGCGCCATGGCCAACCTGATTGGCGGAGGCATCATGGTCAATGCCTACGGCGCCATTCACGATGCCACCGGCAGCTACTCCCTGGCGCTGATGCCGTTGGCCGCGCTGTGTACCGTGGCCGGGGTCGCGGTACTGGTGATCGGCCGCAAGCGCCAGCGCGAGCAAGCCGAGGCAGCCAGCGCCCTCAGCGCGAAATAA
- a CDS encoding SMP-30/gluconolactonase/LRE family protein: MSFFAAPPTVETTVFTRLPDRFRDPRPTAWANANRQGRAIDSFLEGPSFDRQGRLYVTDIPNGRIFRISPQGEWELVCQYDGWPNGLKIHQDGRIFITDYKRGIMLLDPDTGAIEALLDSAGSEGFKGVNDLVFAPNGDLYFTDQGQTGLQDASGRVYKLDASGNLTCLLGTIPSPNGIVYDPHLNHLLVAVTRAQQIWRIPLGNGSIIGKVGVFAQLHGGLGGPDGLALDAQSNLYIAHTGFGSVWKLSKVAEPLQRIVSCAGISNTNLAFGGNDGQTLYITESETGSILQVRTTAPGLPMYSHS, translated from the coding sequence ATGAGCTTCTTTGCTGCCCCGCCGACCGTGGAGACCACGGTATTCACCCGCCTGCCCGACCGCTTCCGCGACCCACGCCCGACTGCCTGGGCCAATGCCAACCGCCAGGGCCGTGCCATCGACTCGTTCCTCGAAGGCCCATCATTCGATCGTCAAGGCCGGCTTTACGTGACCGACATTCCCAACGGGCGAATTTTCCGCATCTCGCCGCAGGGCGAATGGGAACTGGTGTGTCAGTACGATGGCTGGCCGAACGGCCTGAAGATTCACCAGGACGGACGCATCTTCATTACCGACTACAAGCGCGGGATCATGCTTCTCGACCCAGATACCGGTGCTATCGAAGCACTGCTGGACTCGGCTGGTTCGGAAGGCTTCAAAGGCGTCAACGACCTGGTGTTCGCGCCCAACGGCGACCTGTATTTCACAGACCAAGGCCAGACCGGGCTGCAGGATGCCAGCGGTCGCGTGTACAAGCTCGACGCCAGCGGCAACCTGACCTGCCTGCTTGGCACTATCCCCAGCCCCAATGGCATCGTCTACGACCCGCACCTCAATCATCTGCTGGTGGCAGTGACACGCGCGCAACAGATCTGGCGCATCCCGCTGGGCAACGGCTCGATCATCGGCAAGGTGGGCGTTTTCGCCCAGTTGCATGGCGGCCTGGGCGGGCCCGACGGCCTGGCCCTCGATGCGCAGAGCAACCTGTACATCGCCCATACCGGTTTCGGCTCGGTATGGAAGCTGTCGAAAGTCGCCGAGCCATTGCAGCGCATCGTCTCCTGCGCAGGCATCAGCAACACCAACCTGGCCTTCGGCGGCAATGACGGGCAGACCCTGTACATCACCGAATCCGAAACCGGCAGCATTCTGCAGGTGCGCACCACTGCGCCTGGGCTGCCAATGTATTCCCACAGCTGA
- a CDS encoding OprD family porin: MKSLPSICRIALAAGGSVIGLSAQADLLGDSRANLSMRNFYFNSDNRDGTAQPSRTEEWAQGFLLDLRSGYTDGVVGFGVDATAMLGLTLDSGRGRHQGGSMIPSDGDGAADRWSSAGATAKMKLSQTELRVGQLMPRLPILVASDGRLLPQTFQGVQLQSSDIDNLMLIGGALNRARGRASTDLTGMAVNGGTQESDRFNFVGADYRATKTLLLQYYAGQLEDYYLQQFTGLNHTLSLTDDSSLTTDLRYFRTRADGANGSSSGRSQGYTVGGYTKGGDGEIDNDLWSAAFTYRLRGHSLTLGYQRVSDDSNFVQINQGSIDKGAGGSSLYLWTDKMLLSFTRAGERTGFAQYGYDFTANGIPGLKASVIYLKGDHIQAAAGAEQSEWERDFSLDYVIQGGTFKGLGVAWRNGKSHSEAARNGDQNRLIINYTLPLF; encoded by the coding sequence TTGAAATCCCTACCTTCCATCTGCCGCATTGCCTTGGCAGCAGGCGGCAGCGTCATAGGCTTGTCTGCCCAGGCCGACCTGTTAGGTGACAGCCGCGCGAACTTGTCGATGCGCAATTTCTACTTCAACAGCGATAACCGCGACGGCACGGCGCAGCCCTCCAGAACCGAGGAGTGGGCGCAAGGCTTTCTGCTCGACCTGCGCTCCGGTTATACCGACGGTGTGGTTGGTTTCGGCGTGGACGCCACGGCCATGCTGGGCCTTACGCTGGACAGCGGCAGAGGGCGGCATCAGGGCGGTAGCATGATTCCTTCCGATGGCGATGGCGCAGCTGACCGCTGGAGCAGCGCCGGTGCCACCGCCAAGATGAAGCTGAGCCAGACCGAGCTGCGCGTGGGGCAGCTGATGCCCAGGTTGCCGATACTGGTGGCCTCTGATGGCCGGTTGCTGCCGCAAACCTTCCAGGGCGTGCAATTGCAGTCCAGTGACATCGATAACCTCATGCTCATCGGCGGGGCGTTGAACCGCGCCAGGGGCCGGGCTTCGACCGACCTTACCGGCATGGCCGTAAACGGCGGCACTCAGGAGAGTGACCGTTTCAACTTTGTCGGTGCCGACTACCGCGCCACCAAAACGCTGCTGCTGCAGTATTACGCCGGGCAACTCGAAGACTACTATCTGCAGCAGTTCACCGGCCTCAATCACACCCTGTCGTTGACCGATGACAGCTCGTTGACTACTGACCTGCGCTATTTCCGCACCCGTGCGGACGGCGCCAACGGCAGTAGCTCAGGGCGTAGCCAGGGCTATACCGTTGGTGGATACACCAAGGGTGGTGATGGTGAGATCGACAACGACCTGTGGAGTGCGGCGTTCACCTATCGTTTGCGGGGCCACTCGCTGACCCTGGGTTATCAGCGTGTTTCCGACGATAGCAACTTCGTGCAGATCAACCAGGGGTCGATCGACAAGGGGGCTGGTGGCAGCAGCCTGTATCTGTGGACGGACAAGATGCTGCTCAGCTTCACGCGCGCTGGTGAGCGTACCGGGTTTGCCCAGTACGGCTATGACTTTACTGCCAACGGCATACCTGGGCTGAAGGCTTCGGTGATCTATTTGAAAGGCGACCACATCCAGGCAGCCGCTGGCGCCGAACAGTCGGAGTGGGAGCGAGACTTCTCGCTGGACTACGTGATCCAGGGCGGCACGTTCAAAGGGCTTGGCGTGGCCTGGCGCAACGGCAAATCGCACAGCGAGGCAGCACGCAATGGTGACCAGAACCGCCTGATCATCAACTACACCCTGCCGCTGTTCTGA
- a CDS encoding IclR family transcriptional regulator gives MVKARPRPAVNGVASADRVLTVLTAFQIGDSALSLVQLVERTGLIKSTIMRLMVSLENHGFITRMADGRYQLASEVMRLNTVYQEALDLERHVMPRLHDLAEKSGETASFYVRHGAYRMCQYRVNSSHRLRLNLQPGDMRPMDEAAGAQALRAPYQVGIALQKPFYSKGATDPHAASMALPIYGAQQELMGALVISGPASRLTEEYAESLKTMFFEAARDLMRSLGFKPASLEPESVQ, from the coding sequence ATGGTGAAAGCGCGGCCGCGTCCAGCGGTAAATGGTGTGGCATCGGCAGACCGTGTTTTGACCGTGTTGACCGCGTTTCAGATAGGCGACTCTGCGCTGAGCCTGGTTCAGCTGGTTGAACGTACCGGCCTAATCAAAAGCACGATCATGCGCTTGATGGTGTCTCTGGAAAACCATGGCTTCATCACGCGCATGGCTGACGGGCGTTATCAGCTAGCCAGTGAAGTCATGCGGTTGAACACGGTCTATCAAGAGGCGCTGGACCTCGAAAGGCATGTGATGCCACGTTTGCATGATTTGGCTGAAAAGTCAGGTGAGACCGCCTCCTTCTATGTGCGTCACGGTGCATATCGGATGTGTCAGTACCGTGTTAACTCTTCTCATCGACTTCGCCTCAACCTTCAACCCGGAGACATGCGTCCGATGGATGAAGCAGCAGGGGCACAGGCCTTGCGCGCTCCTTATCAAGTCGGCATTGCATTGCAGAAACCTTTCTATTCGAAGGGAGCCACCGACCCGCATGCGGCTTCAATGGCACTGCCCATCTACGGAGCGCAACAGGAACTGATGGGAGCCCTTGTAATTTCGGGACCTGCGAGCCGTTTGACGGAAGAATATGCTGAAAGCCTCAAAACCATGTTCTTCGAAGCTGCACGTGATCTGATGCGAAGCCTGGGCTTCAAGCCTGCGTCATTGGAGCCCGAATCGGTCCAGTAG
- a CDS encoding hydroxyacid dehydrogenase, with translation MSRTILLTGPELAAEAMNLAAEQGVRIVPTTPYLPAAELEAIIRAEQPDAIVVRQGKLTRAMIDASANLKVIAKHGVGYNTIDLQAAADRSIPVSIALGANAQSVAELAFALMFSVARQTALLDARMRDGHWDKSSANGMELSGKTLGLIGLGSIGSILMDLVAPLRMKVKVFDPYLKQLPERPHVEREEDFDRLLAESDIISLHCPLTETNHNLIGAAQLERMRPGAILINTARGELIDTNALVKALSERRIAGAGLDTFSPEPPPADSPLWGLPTLVATPHVGANTTEARERVGLVALKQVLDVWAGNALDPRCVVNRHLFAS, from the coding sequence ATGTCCCGTACCATTCTGCTGACCGGCCCTGAGCTTGCTGCCGAGGCCATGAACCTTGCCGCCGAACAGGGCGTCAGAATCGTCCCCACTACGCCCTACCTGCCCGCCGCAGAACTGGAGGCGATCATTCGCGCTGAACAGCCCGATGCCATCGTGGTACGCCAGGGCAAACTGACCCGCGCCATGATCGACGCTTCAGCCAACCTGAAAGTGATCGCCAAGCACGGCGTGGGCTACAACACCATCGATCTCCAGGCCGCCGCCGACCGCAGCATCCCGGTATCGATCGCCCTGGGCGCCAATGCCCAGTCGGTGGCCGAGCTGGCCTTCGCCCTGATGTTCAGCGTGGCACGTCAAACCGCACTGCTGGATGCGCGCATGCGTGACGGGCATTGGGACAAATCCTCGGCCAACGGCATGGAGCTGTCGGGCAAAACCCTGGGGCTTATCGGCCTGGGCTCGATCGGCAGCATCCTCATGGACCTGGTGGCGCCACTGCGCATGAAGGTCAAGGTGTTCGACCCCTACCTCAAGCAGCTGCCGGAGCGCCCGCACGTCGAGCGTGAAGAGGATTTCGATCGCCTGCTGGCTGAAAGCGATATCATCAGCCTGCACTGCCCGCTGACCGAGACCAACCACAACCTGATTGGCGCTGCCCAGCTCGAGCGCATGCGCCCAGGCGCCATCCTGATCAACACTGCCCGTGGTGAGCTGATCGACACCAACGCCCTGGTAAAAGCGCTCAGCGAACGCCGCATCGCCGGTGCCGGCCTGGATACCTTCAGCCCCGAGCCGCCGCCTGCCGACAGCCCGCTGTGGGGCCTGCCGACACTGGTCGCCACGCCGCATGTCGGTGCCAACACCACCGAGGCCCGCGAACGGGTAGGCCTGGTAGCGCTGAAGCAGGTTCTCGATGTGTGGGCGGGTAATGCTCTGGACCCGCGTTGCGTGGTCAACCGCCACCTCTTCGCCAGCTGA
- a CDS encoding RraA family protein — translation MSIGFQVLERARKVGDEWVARYREVPVANVSDSMNRMTAGGARLRPMHREGVLCGPALTVKARPGDNLMLHYAIDIAQPGDVIVVDAGGDLTNALIGEMMVAYAVKRGLAGIVINGAIRDAANIGAGDFPLFAAGVSHRGPYKDGPGEINVPIAIDGMVIEPGDLVIGDDDGLLCVPYDHVAEVYARATAKHTAETAQMEHIAQGTNDRSWVLESLKKKGCLLPG, via the coding sequence ATGAGCATTGGCTTCCAAGTGCTTGAGCGCGCACGTAAAGTCGGTGATGAGTGGGTTGCACGTTATCGTGAGGTTCCGGTTGCCAACGTCAGCGATTCGATGAACCGGATGACTGCAGGTGGTGCCCGCCTGCGCCCCATGCATCGCGAAGGTGTGCTGTGCGGCCCGGCCTTGACAGTTAAGGCGCGCCCAGGTGACAACCTCATGCTGCATTACGCGATCGATATCGCTCAGCCGGGCGATGTGATCGTGGTCGATGCCGGTGGCGATCTGACCAACGCCCTGATCGGTGAAATGATGGTGGCTTACGCGGTCAAGCGTGGCTTGGCCGGTATCGTCATCAACGGCGCCATTCGCGATGCAGCCAACATCGGCGCGGGTGACTTCCCGTTGTTCGCTGCTGGCGTTTCGCACCGTGGCCCATACAAGGACGGCCCGGGCGAGATCAATGTGCCGATTGCCATTGATGGTATGGTGATCGAGCCAGGCGACCTGGTGATCGGTGATGACGATGGCCTGCTGTGCGTGCCTTACGACCACGTCGCTGAGGTCTATGCTCGCGCCACCGCCAAGCACACTGCCGAAACCGCACAGATGGAACACATTGCCCAAGGCACCAACGACCGTTCCTGGGTCCTGGAGTCCTTGAAGAAGAAAGGCTGCCTGCTGCCAGGCTGA
- a CDS encoding RidA family protein, with product MTIQRKQINPRMSQIVIHRDTVYLAGQVGETGQTVAEQTREALARVDALLDEAGTTRQHLLQAIIWLADMADFDEMNTVWDAWVPSGHAPARACGEAKLADPGLLVEVIITAAVPQ from the coding sequence ATGACCATTCAGCGCAAACAGATCAACCCGCGCATGAGCCAGATCGTGATCCACCGAGACACCGTCTATCTTGCAGGCCAGGTCGGCGAGACCGGCCAGACGGTGGCGGAACAGACCCGAGAAGCCCTGGCGCGGGTCGATGCACTGCTCGACGAGGCCGGCACCACTCGCCAGCACCTGCTTCAGGCCATCATCTGGTTGGCCGACATGGCAGACTTTGACGAGATGAATACCGTATGGGATGCCTGGGTACCCAGCGGCCATGCACCGGCGCGAGCCTGCGGCGAGGCGAAGCTGGCAGATCCGGGGCTGCTGGTGGAAGTGATCATTACCGCTGCCGTTCCCCAGTAA
- a CDS encoding MFS transporter: MTHETPAAQAPLSDAEGERLMRRVLWRLVPFIFICYVISYLDRTNVGFAAISMNQDLGLTATMFGWAAGLFFFGYFMFEIPSNLLMQRFGARVWIARIMITWGLISMATAFATGPISFSIARFLLGLAEAGFTPGVYLYFTYWFPGKWRAKATAAFLLGIPAANIIGSPLSGWLMEQHGVLGLKNWQLLLVTESMPAVLLGIACLFVLVDTPAKAKWLNPREKAWLDQRLSQEQQAIGASHGNTLRAALTNPKVFTLAAINFCCIVGSIGIGMWLPQIIKGLGIDSGVVGLVVALPYLLGALAMTMWARLANRSRHRLPYVVSALALAAVALVAAALLDQPVLKIASLCVAVASILSFQATFWAIPSTFLTGRAAAGGLAMIVSIGNLGGFTGPFLIGLIKDATHSFSMPFFAVASILLVGTCLMLWLGDPAKQQTPHGQGQTI, from the coding sequence ATGACCCACGAAACCCCCGCTGCCCAGGCGCCGCTCAGCGACGCCGAGGGCGAACGCCTGATGCGCCGCGTGCTGTGGCGCCTGGTGCCGTTCATCTTCATCTGCTACGTGATCAGCTACCTCGACCGCACCAATGTCGGCTTCGCCGCCATCAGCATGAACCAGGACCTGGGCCTTACCGCGACGATGTTCGGCTGGGCAGCCGGCCTGTTCTTCTTCGGCTACTTCATGTTCGAGATCCCCAGCAACCTGCTGATGCAGCGCTTCGGCGCACGGGTGTGGATTGCGCGAATCATGATCACCTGGGGGCTGATCTCCATGGCCACCGCCTTCGCCACCGGGCCTATCAGTTTCAGCATTGCGCGCTTTTTGCTGGGGCTTGCCGAAGCGGGCTTCACGCCCGGCGTATACCTGTACTTCACCTACTGGTTCCCCGGCAAATGGCGGGCGAAAGCCACTGCCGCCTTCCTGCTGGGCATTCCTGCGGCCAACATCATCGGCTCGCCCCTGTCCGGCTGGCTGATGGAACAGCACGGCGTCTTGGGCCTGAAGAACTGGCAACTGCTGCTGGTCACCGAGTCGATGCCGGCCGTGCTGCTTGGCATCGCTTGCCTCTTCGTGCTGGTCGATACCCCGGCCAAGGCAAAATGGCTCAACCCGCGAGAGAAAGCCTGGCTTGACCAGCGCCTGTCCCAAGAACAACAGGCCATCGGTGCGTCTCATGGCAATACGCTGCGCGCAGCCTTGACCAACCCCAAGGTGTTCACCCTGGCGGCCATCAACTTTTGCTGCATCGTCGGCTCGATTGGCATAGGCATGTGGCTGCCACAGATCATCAAAGGCCTGGGCATCGATAGCGGCGTGGTCGGCCTGGTGGTCGCCCTGCCCTACCTGCTCGGGGCACTGGCGATGACGATGTGGGCACGGCTGGCCAACCGTAGCCGTCACCGCCTGCCCTATGTGGTCAGCGCATTGGCCTTGGCCGCCGTGGCCCTGGTGGCCGCCGCCCTGCTTGACCAGCCGGTGTTGAAGATCGCCAGCCTGTGCGTGGCGGTGGCGAGCATCCTGTCATTCCAGGCCACGTTCTGGGCGATACCTTCGACCTTCCTGACTGGTCGTGCCGCCGCTGGCGGCCTGGCGATGATCGTCTCGATCGGCAACCTGGGCGGCTTCACAGGCCCGTTCCTGATCGGCCTGATCAAGGACGCCACTCATAGCTTCAGCATGCCGTTCTTTGCCGTTGCATCGATCCTGCTGGTCGGCACCTGCCTGATGCTTTGGCTGGGCGACCCCGCCAAGCAGCAGACGCCTCACGGCCAAGGCCAGACAATCTGA
- a CDS encoding amidohydrolase family protein gives MTLSRRQFLQATGALGAVASMGAMADVPFSKGDAHPRLTPPAGTIDCHMHLYDSRIPAAPGATLLPADASLEDYRKLQQRLGIRRMVIVTPSTYGTDNRVMLDGLLRSRGDARGVAVVSNGITDAELAELHQAGVRGIRFNLSVGSQALDGLESLAARVGELGWNVQVATGPLLPEVAPRLLALPGRIVIDHMGHVPQPEALKSPAFAALVRLLDTDRAWIKLSAPYLRSKMGAPLFEDVGRVATALVSHRPDRMLWGSDWPHPTLAAEQKPDDAQVLDLLMRWAPKEQTQTLILRDNPAQLYDF, from the coding sequence ATGACGTTGTCTCGTCGTCAATTCTTGCAGGCCACCGGTGCACTGGGCGCTGTCGCCTCCATGGGCGCCATGGCCGACGTGCCCTTCAGCAAGGGCGATGCGCACCCGCGCCTGACGCCGCCCGCAGGTACCATCGACTGCCACATGCACCTCTATGACAGCCGCATCCCGGCCGCACCCGGCGCTACCCTGCTGCCGGCGGATGCCTCGCTGGAGGATTACCGCAAGCTGCAGCAGCGCCTGGGCATCCGCCGCATGGTCATCGTCACGCCATCGACCTACGGCACCGATAACCGGGTGATGCTCGATGGCTTGTTGCGCAGCCGAGGCGATGCCCGGGGTGTGGCGGTTGTGTCCAATGGGATTACCGACGCAGAACTTGCCGAACTGCACCAGGCAGGAGTGCGTGGTATCCGCTTCAACCTGAGCGTCGGCAGCCAGGCGCTCGATGGGCTGGAAAGCCTGGCCGCGCGGGTCGGCGAACTGGGCTGGAACGTACAGGTCGCTACCGGGCCGCTGCTGCCCGAGGTTGCCCCGCGCTTGCTGGCCTTGCCAGGCAGGATCGTTATCGACCACATGGGCCATGTACCACAGCCAGAAGCGCTGAAGTCGCCAGCTTTCGCCGCACTGGTGCGGCTGCTGGACACCGACCGGGCATGGATCAAGCTGTCGGCACCTTATCTTCGCTCGAAAATGGGAGCACCGCTGTTCGAGGACGTCGGCCGAGTCGCCACTGCACTGGTCAGTCATCGCCCTGATCGCATGCTATGGGGTAGCGACTGGCCGCACCCGACGCTTGCCGCCGAGCAGAAACCCGACGATGCGCAGGTCCTTGACCTGCTGATGCGCTGGGCACCAAAGGAGCAAACCCAGACCCTGATCTTGCGCGACAACCCCGCCCAGCTCTACGACTTCTGA
- a CDS encoding MFS transporter, with the protein MSDSSSPHRKRWPAAVRALAHRNFQIYFAGQGVSTLGKWVQQVALAWLAYHLTGSAVLLGLITFLSLAPQLLIGPLAGAWIDRHDKRRLLIIVQLILIAQSLVLALATWRNWIDGPFIAAMALLLGLLNALETPLRQALIGSFVDDPADLPNALVLNAMLINAARFVGPPLAGGLIALAGEAACFALTAVAFMALLGGLLKVRGTAGPKASGSTAQVFREGLLYLWQTRNVRQLLVNVIMVNLLASCYAALLPILARAVFAGDARVLGWLWGAAGAGAFVATLVLAVGGALPRLRQFTDAGALLCAVALIGLWMAGALPLALLALGVLGFGITLSNVSTNMQLQSGAPSHLRGRVIAFYIAMRFGFEALGGMAAGLIAARWGAPATLGVAGGCLVIGLLGQYGMRRRS; encoded by the coding sequence TTGTCCGATTCATCGTCACCGCATCGCAAACGTTGGCCCGCCGCCGTGCGGGCGCTCGCTCATCGCAACTTTCAGATCTATTTCGCCGGCCAGGGTGTTTCCACCCTGGGCAAGTGGGTTCAGCAGGTTGCATTGGCCTGGCTGGCCTATCATCTGACCGGTTCTGCCGTACTGCTGGGGCTGATCACCTTCCTTTCGCTCGCGCCGCAATTGCTCATCGGCCCGTTGGCGGGAGCCTGGATCGATCGGCATGACAAGCGCCGATTGCTGATCATCGTGCAACTTATCCTGATCGCGCAGTCGCTCGTGCTGGCGCTTGCAACCTGGCGCAACTGGATCGATGGTCCGTTCATTGCTGCCATGGCATTGCTGCTTGGCTTGCTCAATGCCTTGGAAACCCCTCTGCGCCAAGCGCTGATCGGCAGTTTTGTCGACGACCCGGCCGACCTGCCGAACGCGCTGGTGCTCAATGCCATGTTGATCAATGCCGCACGGTTCGTCGGCCCGCCATTGGCCGGTGGGCTCATTGCCCTGGCCGGCGAGGCGGCCTGCTTCGCCCTTACTGCCGTGGCTTTCATGGCCTTGCTGGGTGGCTTGCTGAAAGTGCGCGGCACTGCCGGCCCAAAGGCCAGTGGCTCAACCGCGCAAGTGTTTCGCGAAGGGTTGTTGTATCTGTGGCAAACGCGCAACGTTCGCCAGTTGCTGGTCAACGTGATCATGGTCAACTTGTTGGCATCCTGCTACGCGGCACTGCTGCCGATCCTGGCCAGGGCCGTGTTCGCTGGCGATGCGCGAGTGCTTGGATGGTTGTGGGGGGCGGCAGGCGCGGGCGCGTTCGTGGCCACGCTGGTGCTGGCGGTTGGCGGTGCATTGCCTCGCCTGCGCCAGTTCACCGATGCTGGAGCGCTGCTATGCGCGGTTGCGCTGATCGGTTTGTGGATGGCGGGTGCGCTGCCACTGGCGCTGCTGGCGCTGGGCGTTCTGGGTTTCGGCATCACCCTGAGCAATGTCAGTACCAACATGCAGCTGCAAAGTGGCGCACCCAGCCATTTGCGTGGCCGGGTGATCGCTTTCTATATTGCCATGCGCTTCGGCTTCGAAGCTTTGGGCGGCATGGCGGCGGGGCTGATCGCGGCCCGCTGGGGAGCGCCGGCGACCTTGGGGGTCGCCGGAGGGTGCCTGGTGATCGGGCTGTTGGGTCAATACGGCATGCGTCGTCGCAGCTGA